Proteins encoded together in one Solanum lycopersicum chromosome 7, SLM_r2.1 window:
- the LOC101244601 gene encoding uncharacterized protein: MAAWTAAARQAANLSRFSASKSVSSTKQGALLIQRRGLAGGGDHHGPPKVNFWQDPMSPSKWKEEHFVIVSLTGWGLAFYGGYKLFTKGKKEEKEEKVGEGSH; this comes from the exons ATGGCGGCGTGGACGGCGGCGGCGAGGCAAGCAGCGAACCTATCTCGATTCTCAGCTTCTAAATCAGTTAGCTCAACGAAGCAAGGCGCTTTACTTATCCAGCGGCGCGGCCTTGCCGGTGGTGGTG ACCATCATGGACCTCCAAAGGTGAACTTTTGGCAGGATCCGATGAGTCCGTCTAAATGGAAAGAAGAGCAT TTTGTGATCGTCTCTCTTACTGGTTGGGGGTTGGCCTTCTATGGAGGTTATAAGCTCTTCACAAAGGGAAAGAAAGAGGAGAAGGAAGAG AAAGTTGGTGAAGGATCCCACTAA